From Fibrobacter succinogenes, a single genomic window includes:
- a CDS encoding pyridoxal phosphate-dependent aminotransferase yields MKSLSDRTQNIAASLTVAIDTMAKQMIADGKDVVSLGAGEPDLGTPTPIQDAAIEAIRAGKTRYTAPVGILEVRKAVAKKLEEENGIHYDASQIIMTSGAKHAVFNALAALINPGDEVIIPAPYWVTYPELVKWLGGTPVFVQAGIEKNFKIDAEDLRKACTPRTKAILLNNPCNPTGVVYSKSELEALAKEIVAQDIYCISDEVYEYFVYDTEFTSAAVFPGMAERTIVINGFSKSHCMTGWRIGYDAAPAPIAKIIGKIQGQATHHPSNVAQYAALGALNMDKSNVHAMQAAFRKRRAYMLERTSFLSTKPRAPEGAFYLFAPVSDYYGKKTPDGKVIAGSIDFCSALLESKGLAIVPGAAFGDDTCVRFSYAASDENLAKACDRFETFVKELK; encoded by the coding sequence ATGAAATCGCTTTCCGATAGAACTCAAAATATCGCAGCATCACTCACCGTCGCCATCGATACAATGGCAAAACAAATGATTGCAGACGGCAAGGACGTTGTCAGTCTCGGCGCAGGCGAACCCGATTTGGGAACACCGACACCCATTCAAGACGCAGCAATAGAAGCGATCCGCGCAGGCAAAACACGCTACACCGCCCCCGTCGGGATTCTAGAAGTCCGCAAGGCAGTCGCTAAGAAATTGGAAGAAGAAAACGGCATTCATTACGATGCATCGCAAATCATCATGACGAGCGGCGCAAAGCATGCCGTGTTCAACGCGCTCGCCGCCTTGATTAACCCAGGCGACGAAGTGATTATCCCGGCTCCGTACTGGGTCACCTATCCGGAACTCGTCAAATGGCTTGGCGGCACACCTGTTTTTGTTCAAGCAGGCATCGAAAAGAACTTCAAGATTGACGCCGAAGATTTGCGCAAAGCATGTACACCGCGAACCAAGGCCATTCTTTTGAACAACCCGTGCAACCCAACCGGTGTCGTTTACAGCAAAAGCGAACTTGAAGCACTCGCCAAAGAAATTGTCGCACAGGATATCTACTGCATCTCGGACGAAGTTTACGAATACTTTGTCTATGATACAGAATTTACAAGTGCAGCAGTCTTCCCAGGAATGGCAGAACGCACAATCGTGATTAATGGATTTTCAAAATCGCACTGCATGACCGGTTGGAGAATCGGCTATGATGCCGCCCCCGCCCCGATCGCAAAAATCATCGGCAAAATTCAAGGGCAAGCCACGCACCATCCGAGCAATGTGGCACAGTACGCAGCCCTTGGCGCCCTCAACATGGACAAGAGCAATGTGCATGCCATGCAAGCCGCCTTCCGCAAGCGCAGAGCCTACATGCTCGAACGCACCTCGTTCCTTTCGACAAAGCCGCGCGCACCCGAAGGAGCATTCTACCTATTTGCACCCGTGAGCGATTACTACGGCAAAAAGACTCCCGATGGAAAGGTGATTGCAGGCTCCATCGATTTTTGCAGCGCACTCCTCGAATCTAAAGGACTTGCCATTGTGCCAGGCGCCGCATTCGGCGACGACACATGCGTCCGTTTTTCGTATGCCGCAAGCGACGAAAATCTCGCGAAGGCATGCGACCGCTTTGAAACGTTCGTGAAAGAATTGAAGTAA
- a CDS encoding serine/threonine-protein kinase: MIRPEQPLTFPHPFNDNYELLGTLGKGGMGYVYKALDKKLKREVAFKILDSTSDVEAIKRFYLEAQAMKELDHQNIVHVFDFGQQDKQLFIAMTYVQGISLAEILQNKSKLSFEAIEVIIKQIARGLLYAHSKGIVHRDVKPSNIMLTRDNRVYIMDFGISYIQEMEKERLTRTGMTMGTPEYMSPEQCHGDEVTLQSDIYSMGVILYEMTCGRLPFEGNRPVEIALKHVQEPPPAPELFREDIPAGLSELILKCLKKKLNERFHDMQEFLDECDQVFPQHDTPKQNATIGRKTGSQRRIAPSIVESALNFGRNIAPHKLIIIAFSVLFPIIVILLMLLMFTHKPMNTLHELEWNEILGNHETRAIEPENKKGYPIANLTDGDLTTAWLNTMPLKPMNPVLAMYFDKNTLITNIGIAIGYQKSIDDAFGDRFRIFKKPRTITVETKDGFKQRLHLENIKGMQYPNIQAVETTELRFYLDDVYEADNDDYAISEIRLLGMEVK, translated from the coding sequence ATGATACGTCCAGAACAACCGCTAACTTTTCCGCATCCCTTTAACGACAACTATGAACTATTGGGTACGCTCGGCAAAGGCGGAATGGGCTACGTCTACAAGGCCCTCGATAAAAAGCTAAAGCGCGAAGTCGCCTTCAAGATTCTCGACTCCACTTCCGATGTCGAAGCGATTAAACGTTTTTATCTCGAAGCCCAGGCCATGAAGGAACTGGACCACCAGAACATCGTCCACGTTTTCGACTTCGGCCAGCAAGACAAGCAGCTCTTTATCGCGATGACCTACGTACAAGGAATTTCCCTTGCCGAAATTTTGCAAAACAAAAGCAAACTTTCGTTCGAAGCGATTGAAGTCATCATCAAGCAAATTGCACGCGGCCTCCTTTACGCCCACAGCAAGGGCATCGTCCACCGCGACGTGAAGCCATCGAACATCATGCTCACACGCGACAACCGCGTTTACATCATGGACTTTGGCATTTCCTACATTCAAGAAATGGAAAAGGAACGCCTCACCCGCACCGGCATGACAATGGGCACGCCCGAATACATGTCACCCGAACAGTGCCATGGCGACGAAGTCACGCTCCAATCCGACATTTACAGCATGGGTGTCATTCTTTATGAAATGACCTGCGGTCGCCTCCCGTTCGAAGGGAATCGCCCTGTGGAAATTGCGCTCAAGCATGTGCAAGAACCACCTCCGGCTCCGGAACTTTTCCGCGAGGACATTCCTGCCGGGCTTTCGGAACTCATCCTCAAGTGCCTCAAGAAAAAGCTCAACGAGCGCTTTCACGACATGCAGGAATTTTTGGACGAATGTGACCAAGTGTTTCCACAGCACGACACGCCGAAACAAAACGCCACCATCGGTCGCAAAACAGGTTCCCAACGCCGCATAGCCCCATCCATTGTAGAATCCGCATTAAACTTCGGGCGAAACATCGCTCCGCATAAACTCATCATCATTGCTTTCTCGGTGCTGTTCCCGATTATTGTCATATTGCTCATGCTACTCATGTTCACGCATAAACCGATGAACACACTGCATGAACTGGAATGGAACGAAATTCTTGGAAATCACGAAACAAGAGCTATCGAACCCGAAAATAAAAAAGGCTACCCGATCGCAAACCTGACCGATGGAGACCTCACCACGGCATGGCTCAACACCATGCCGTTAAAGCCCATGAATCCAGTTCTTGCCATGTACTTCGACAAGAACACGCTCATCACGAACATCGGCATAGCCATTGGCTACCAAAAATCCATTGACGATGCCTTCGGCGACCGCTTCCGCATTTTCAAGAAACCGCGCACAATCACAGTCGAAACCAAGGACGGATTCAAGCAACGGCTCCACCTTGAAAATATCAAGGGAATGCAATACCCGAACATCCAAGCCGTCGAAACAACCGAACTCCGGTTCTACCTCGATGACGTTTACGAAGCGGACAACGATGACTACGCCATTTCGGAAATCCGTTTGCTCGGGATGGAAGTGAAGTAG
- a CDS encoding MMPL family transporter has protein sequence MFSLFSKIIKKLATYPKIILTVFFTIGILSIYPIMHLRWDLQLQDTITSAREPSNIQKIEDAFGGLGSLIVILQSEDSAANYRIAKDLANKMQQSSSVHFADFETDIDFYKKYKFLYASENDIDIMVRRIEELKHRYIMKNNPLYIDLKSAIDSLKQSTSKQREQLLSDLEKKYFDKLATSHSNKTGTIRIVEIYPTHSISDLQANRNLFYEVKKQLKKETKPADLRIHFAGKVYESIQTGKRLLPEAKMVGIVTAILILLLLILHFYRQPQLIFISALPIATPIVTTLACSYVFYGRINLFTLLLAIVLPGQALQIINHVLNRYFWEREHNLSPQLCIESALLGIGPSTAVSSFSCAALFACLILIPLPGLQELGVLGSTGCILNWAITLLFSTALLQVTQRQKPFSIRHAQIHHEYKISMLSNRLNWIIFSIIIAASLAGLYIGGTRIHIRNDFSATEINYKDETIDSLIAQTGFLNKTPIIVMLPDKSESETLLEQFNKLKESGAISTVNSIFTLAQFSPNLQQRKMEKLRQLHSMVTREFREALSKSELVNLEKVEQALEFDEGDEFEPPEYIAKKFRDKQGDQGRFAFIFTDIQENYGSEVTKLFNELHQIKGINNGSYLIAGIPITRAIFLDRITNHIRRPLQAGGVLVFLFMLVYYNRFSRALFTILPSVFAASWFLAALNFFDVQISAYSALTFPILMGASVDGSLQFFTAYYEKQKGTALTILRDRFFTIFLSQMAAFIGTYGMLVSSHPGLRSMGYVSLTGLICIFIAQFTIFPLIAGSLDQYRLRQKRKKEARK, from the coding sequence ATGTTTTCTCTTTTTTCAAAAATTATCAAAAAATTAGCAACCTATCCGAAGATTATCCTTACGGTTTTCTTCACAATCGGCATCCTAAGCATTTACCCCATCATGCATTTGCGCTGGGACTTGCAACTACAAGATACCATTACAAGTGCACGCGAACCAAGCAACATTCAAAAAATCGAAGATGCTTTTGGCGGGCTCGGGAGCCTCATCGTCATTCTGCAATCAGAGGATTCGGCAGCAAATTACCGTATCGCTAAAGACCTCGCGAACAAGATGCAACAGAGCAGCTCTGTTCATTTTGCAGACTTCGAAACAGACATTGATTTTTACAAGAAGTACAAGTTCTTGTACGCCAGCGAAAACGATATAGACATCATGGTGCGCCGCATTGAAGAACTCAAGCACCGCTACATCATGAAAAACAATCCGCTGTACATCGACCTCAAGAGTGCGATTGATTCCCTCAAACAATCGACTTCGAAACAGCGCGAACAGCTTTTAAGCGACCTCGAAAAGAAGTATTTCGACAAACTCGCCACCAGCCATTCCAACAAAACCGGGACCATCCGCATTGTCGAAATTTACCCGACACATTCAATCTCAGATTTGCAGGCAAACCGCAACTTATTCTACGAAGTCAAAAAACAACTGAAAAAAGAAACCAAGCCCGCAGATTTGCGAATCCATTTTGCAGGAAAAGTTTACGAATCCATCCAAACCGGAAAACGACTTTTGCCCGAAGCAAAGATGGTCGGCATCGTCACCGCCATTTTGATTTTGTTGCTCCTCATTCTACATTTCTATAGACAACCGCAATTGATTTTCATTTCGGCATTGCCGATTGCAACCCCCATTGTTACCACTCTGGCGTGTTCCTATGTTTTTTACGGGCGCATCAATTTGTTCACGCTATTGCTTGCGATAGTGCTCCCAGGACAGGCTTTGCAAATTATCAACCACGTTCTCAACCGTTACTTTTGGGAACGAGAACACAATTTAAGCCCGCAACTTTGCATTGAAAGTGCACTCCTTGGCATCGGGCCTTCAACCGCAGTTTCAAGTTTTTCATGCGCAGCCTTGTTTGCATGCCTTATCTTGATTCCACTACCAGGCCTTCAAGAACTTGGCGTTCTCGGGTCCACCGGATGCATTTTAAACTGGGCCATAACACTCCTTTTCTCCACCGCCCTTTTGCAAGTTACACAACGCCAAAAACCATTCTCGATTAGACACGCACAAATCCATCATGAATACAAAATATCCATGCTGTCCAATCGCTTGAACTGGATTATATTTTCGATTATCATCGCGGCAAGTCTCGCAGGTCTCTATATCGGCGGTACACGGATTCATATCCGTAACGATTTTTCGGCAACGGAAATCAATTACAAAGACGAGACAATTGATTCGCTGATTGCGCAAACTGGATTTTTGAACAAGACTCCAATCATCGTCATGCTTCCCGATAAATCCGAAAGCGAAACGCTGTTGGAACAGTTCAACAAGCTCAAGGAAAGCGGCGCCATTTCTACCGTCAATTCCATATTTACACTGGCACAGTTTTCCCCAAATTTGCAACAGCGAAAAATGGAGAAGCTCAGACAATTGCACAGCATGGTCACCCGGGAATTTCGCGAAGCGCTTTCGAAGAGCGAACTCGTCAATCTTGAAAAAGTGGAACAAGCTCTTGAATTTGACGAAGGTGACGAATTTGAGCCACCCGAGTACATCGCAAAAAAGTTTCGCGACAAGCAAGGGGATCAAGGGCGATTCGCATTCATATTCACGGATATTCAAGAAAACTACGGCAGCGAAGTTACAAAGCTATTTAACGAGCTCCACCAAATTAAGGGAATCAACAACGGGAGTTATCTCATTGCAGGCATTCCCATCACACGAGCTATTTTCCTAGACCGCATCACAAACCATATTCGTAGGCCATTGCAAGCAGGCGGCGTACTTGTATTCTTATTCATGCTTGTTTACTACAACCGTTTTAGCCGAGCTTTGTTCACAATACTTCCATCAGTTTTTGCCGCAAGCTGGTTCCTCGCTGCACTCAACTTTTTTGATGTGCAAATTTCGGCGTATAGCGCCCTCACCTTCCCTATTCTCATGGGAGCTAGCGTCGATGGTTCTCTTCAATTTTTTACGGCCTATTACGAAAAACAGAAAGGAACCGCACTGACTATTTTAAGAGACAGGTTCTTTACGATTTTCCTTTCGCAGATGGCAGCCTTCATCGGTACATACGGCATGCTCGTTTCATCCCATCCGGGACTTCGAAGCATGGGCTACGTTTCATTGACAGGGCTTATCTGCATATTCATCGCTCAATTCACCATATTCCCCCTCATTGCAGGATCACTCGACCAATACCGTCTGAGACAGAAAAGGAAAAAGGAAGCAAGAAAATGA
- a CDS encoding ATP-binding cassette domain-containing protein, giving the protein MFPFRLVNPDPSKPFTIGRKSDNVLQFDNLMVSRYHAVLNFIDGKWILQNLSQNSITMLNGKDVKTVAINDGDVILIGPRQLRATLRGTDLTLLVMERENESDMQTIPLSEEWRNVEIPGISANAKARLCGDRNSNGERRESRAEIKFAKSIVDEGGKSTRAIEIQNGSANHIESAVIGFRNKDLFIETSTTGFDVVAKNLNVFAGKKQLLNGIDFELPAGEILAIIGRSGQGKSSLLKLIQGINSCDKQSIVRIGGVDYRKSEIRRRIAILPQDPPLRPELTVEETILDGARSSMDVKNFKADARARLEKFCELFGLSARQHNLVKTLSGGEMRRVALARELMGSPGLVILDEPLSGLDPYNSRILCTHLKQLAFLGHTIILTTHSYEALQIANKVLVLHQGEEAFYGSVQNAYAHFNTTDSQALLTNITQSKSAEWRASREASQNATREATRPTENSSSSQKNESKYFFERTKLPRNFTYTVRLTAKQWFRDKGRIAALFLQPIIIGFLLSQIFSDQSSLWTVAFAVILCANWFALSLSIREIVQEKDILRDKFRRGVSALSTLTAKCTLPIIFTMMQTAIIYAFISTRITPTPNLAFIAATFACIAIPATAVGLFTSTLAKNTSQANAFLPLLIIPQVALAGALVPLDQMQPIGRALSSVIWSRYNQASLLNILLERKDDVFNAIFALAIALAFYIVTVILLHKLKKPR; this is encoded by the coding sequence ATGTTCCCATTCCGTCTCGTAAATCCAGACCCATCGAAACCGTTTACCATCGGGCGCAAATCGGACAACGTTTTGCAATTCGACAACCTGATGGTTTCGAGGTATCATGCGGTTCTGAACTTTATCGACGGCAAATGGATTTTGCAGAATTTGTCCCAAAACAGCATCACCATGCTGAACGGGAAAGATGTAAAGACAGTTGCAATTAACGATGGCGACGTCATTCTCATCGGGCCACGGCAATTGCGCGCAACGCTCCGCGGCACTGACCTCACGCTTCTCGTGATGGAACGCGAAAACGAAAGCGACATGCAAACAATCCCGCTTTCGGAAGAATGGAGAAATGTCGAAATTCCGGGAATCTCCGCAAATGCAAAAGCGAGACTCTGCGGAGACCGCAATAGCAACGGGGAACGTCGCGAAAGCCGTGCCGAAATTAAATTTGCAAAATCAATCGTAGACGAAGGCGGCAAAAGTACACGCGCCATTGAAATTCAAAACGGAAGCGCAAACCACATTGAGTCGGCAGTAATCGGGTTCCGCAACAAGGACTTGTTTATCGAAACATCAACAACAGGTTTTGATGTAGTTGCTAAGAACTTGAACGTTTTTGCAGGCAAAAAACAGTTATTGAATGGGATTGACTTCGAGCTCCCCGCTGGAGAAATCCTTGCCATTATCGGGCGTTCCGGTCAAGGCAAGTCTTCGCTATTGAAGTTGATTCAAGGCATCAATAGCTGCGACAAGCAGAGCATCGTCCGCATAGGCGGTGTCGATTACCGCAAAAGCGAAATCCGCAGGCGCATCGCGATTCTTCCGCAAGACCCGCCACTCCGTCCGGAGCTCACCGTCGAGGAAACCATCCTCGATGGAGCGCGTTCGTCGATGGACGTGAAGAATTTTAAAGCCGATGCGCGCGCGAGGCTAGAAAAGTTCTGCGAACTTTTCGGGCTGAGCGCCCGCCAACATAACCTCGTGAAAACGCTCAGCGGCGGCGAGATGCGCCGCGTAGCCCTCGCGCGCGAACTCATGGGAAGCCCAGGCCTCGTCATTCTCGACGAACCGCTGTCGGGTCTTGACCCGTACAATTCAAGAATTCTCTGCACGCACTTAAAGCAGCTCGCGTTCCTCGGTCATACAATTATCCTCACGACGCACAGCTACGAAGCGCTCCAGATTGCAAACAAAGTTCTCGTACTGCATCAAGGCGAAGAAGCATTCTACGGGAGCGTTCAAAATGCTTACGCGCATTTCAATACAACTGATTCGCAAGCTCTCCTCACTAACATAACCCAAAGCAAATCCGCCGAGTGGCGCGCATCCCGAGAAGCATCCCAAAACGCAACTCGTGAAGCCACTCGCCCCACCGAAAATTCGAGCAGTTCCCAAAAGAACGAATCCAAGTACTTTTTCGAGCGCACCAAGCTCCCGCGCAATTTCACCTACACCGTCCGCCTCACCGCAAAGCAGTGGTTCCGCGACAAGGGCCGCATCGCAGCCCTCTTCTTGCAACCAATCATTATCGGATTTTTGCTCTCGCAAATATTCTCCGACCAATCCTCCCTTTGGACAGTTGCATTCGCCGTCATCCTTTGCGCCAACTGGTTTGCTCTATCGCTTTCAATCCGCGAAATCGTGCAGGAGAAAGACATTCTCCGCGATAAATTTCGCCGTGGCGTTTCTGCACTTTCAACACTGACCGCGAAATGCACGCTCCCCATCATTTTCACGATGATGCAGACAGCCATTATCTATGCGTTTATCAGTACTCGCATTACCCCCACCCCCAACCTAGCGTTCATCGCCGCCACATTTGCATGCATCGCCATTCCCGCCACAGCAGTCGGTTTATTCACGAGTACACTCGCCAAGAATACAAGCCAAGCAAACGCATTCCTTCCGCTCCTTATCATCCCGCAAGTAGCTTTAGCAGGCGCTCTCGTTCCCCTCGATCAAATGCAGCCCATCGGCCGCGCCCTTTCGAGCGTCATTTGGTCGCGTTACAACCAAGCTTCGCTCCTGAATATTTTACTTGAACGAAAAGATGATGTTTTCAACGCAATTTTTGCACTCGCCATCGCGCTAGCTTTCTATATTGTAACTGTAATTCTACTACATAAATTAAAGAAACCAAGATGA